Proteins found in one Caldisericota bacterium genomic segment:
- a CDS encoding ATP-binding protein: protein ETAIIFPPLRMAAAGFRDDNPEHLQALREALVNLIIHTDYFSRANPRIRVFSDRFEFFNPGSLPKKIEYILEEDFSLPRNPIIAKIFRFVRLAESIGSGFHKMIEGWEQHYGLEPVIEGDFDYYKITFSTTQKTVEKTVEKTVEKILDAIKRNPKITQNELTEIAGLTRRGVEWNLAKLKEKGIIKRVGPAKGGHWKVDEK, encoded by the coding sequence CGGAGACGGCAATCATCTTCCCTCCTCTTAGAATGGCTGCTGCCGGCTTCAGAGATGATAACCCCGAACACCTGCAAGCACTCAGAGAAGCGCTTGTCAATCTTATTATCCATACTGATTATTTTAGCCGGGCAAACCCAAGGATTAGAGTATTTTCAGACAGATTTGAATTTTTTAATCCCGGCTCACTCCCCAAGAAAATAGAATACATTCTAGAAGAAGATTTTTCTCTACCGAGAAACCCTATAATCGCCAAAATATTCAGATTTGTTAGATTAGCGGAAAGTATAGGCAGTGGTTTCCATAAAATGATTGAAGGATGGGAGCAGCATTATGGATTAGAACCGGTAATAGAGGGAGATTTTGATTATTATAAAATTACTTTTTCAACTACCCAGAAAACTGTGGAGAAAACTGTGGAGAAAACTGTGGAGAAAATACTTGACGCAATTAAGCGCAATCCTAAAATAACACAAAATGAACTTACGGAAATTGCGGGGCTTACAAGAAGAGGTGTTGAGTGGAATCTGGCTAAGTTAAAAGAGAAAGGAATTATTAAAAGAGTCGGTCCTGCCAAAGGCGGCCATTGGAAAGTTGACGAGAAATAA